One genomic segment of Streptomyces liangshanensis includes these proteins:
- a CDS encoding ABC transporter permease, protein MPAATMVERNLMIYRHTWPLLLAEVFEPVLYLLSFGVGIGHLVGHVPGLPDPSTGYAEFVAPALLATAAMNGAMNETTFNMFGKLRTDRTYESILTTPMTVRDVALGEVAWALLRGTLVTAGFLVVVTALGLVHSPWALLVVPGALLIGFAFAAVGLAVVTFLRDWQDFQFIQLAMLPMFLFATTFYPLDVYPRPLRVVVECLPLYQSVELLRGPFLGEAGTGLIVPVLYLLALGGLGLAVAARRLEGILRT, encoded by the coding sequence ATGCCGGCCGCGACCATGGTCGAACGCAATCTCATGATCTACCGGCACACCTGGCCGCTGCTGCTCGCCGAGGTCTTCGAACCGGTGCTCTACCTGCTCTCGTTCGGCGTCGGCATCGGACACCTGGTCGGCCACGTCCCCGGCCTGCCCGACCCGTCCACCGGCTACGCGGAGTTCGTCGCCCCCGCGCTGCTGGCCACCGCCGCCATGAACGGCGCGATGAACGAGACCACCTTCAACATGTTCGGCAAGCTCAGGACGGACCGTACGTACGAGTCGATCCTGACGACGCCGATGACGGTACGGGACGTGGCGCTCGGCGAGGTCGCGTGGGCGCTGCTGCGGGGCACCCTCGTCACGGCGGGGTTCCTGGTCGTCGTCACGGCCCTCGGCCTCGTCCACAGCCCCTGGGCGCTCCTGGTGGTGCCCGGCGCCCTGCTGATCGGCTTCGCCTTCGCGGCGGTCGGCCTGGCCGTGGTGACGTTCCTGCGCGACTGGCAGGACTTCCAGTTCATCCAGCTGGCGATGCTGCCGATGTTCCTCTTCGCGACGACCTTCTACCCGCTGGACGTCTATCCGCGCCCGTTGCGGGTCGTGGTGGAGTGCCTGCCGCTCTACCAGAGCGTCGAGCTGCTGCGCGGCCCGTTCCTGGGCGAGGCCGGTACGGGGCTGATCGTGCCCGTCCTGTACCTGCTCGCGCTGGGCGGCCTCGGCCTGGCGGTGGCGGCGCGCCGGCTGGAGGGCATCCTGCGTACCTGA
- a CDS encoding extracellular solute-binding protein, which yields MSSSGFRRTCTAAIATALALTGLAACGSGDDSGADGKTRITVNCMPPKSAKIDRKSFEDDIAAFEKANPTIDVVGRDAFPCQDPKTFDAKLAGGQMEDVFYTYFTDAKHVVDINQAADITSYVKDMKGYSDIQQSLRDVYSVDGKVYGVPRTNYSMGLLYNRKLFTEAGLDPNKPPATWEEVRAAAKKIAALGKGYVGYADYSAQNQGGWHFTAEMYSQGGDVVTPDGKKGAVDTPEGKAVLQTLKDMRWTDNSMGTKQLLILNDVQQMMGSGKLGMYISAPDNIPILVKEKGGKYEDLALAPMPGGKGTLAGGDGYMFNKKDTPAQIKAGLKWLEFQTNTPGSGLNNWKRASENKAPVGLPEPRLWTGATDTKDQELKKQYANVPVENYQPFLDGSQALTLKLEPPQAQQIYSVLDGAVSAVLTKKDANVDSLLKDAQSKIDGILARG from the coding sequence ATGAGTAGTTCTGGGTTCCGCCGTACCTGTACCGCCGCGATAGCCACCGCGCTCGCCCTCACCGGTCTGGCCGCCTGCGGCTCGGGCGACGACAGCGGCGCGGACGGCAAGACACGTATCACCGTGAACTGCATGCCGCCCAAGAGCGCCAAGATCGACCGGAAGAGCTTCGAGGACGACATCGCGGCGTTCGAGAAGGCGAATCCGACGATCGACGTGGTGGGCCGCGACGCGTTCCCCTGCCAGGACCCCAAGACGTTCGACGCGAAGCTCGCCGGCGGCCAGATGGAGGACGTGTTCTACACGTACTTCACCGACGCCAAGCACGTCGTCGACATCAACCAGGCCGCGGACATCACGTCGTACGTGAAGGACATGAAGGGCTACAGCGACATCCAGCAGTCGCTGCGCGACGTCTACAGCGTCGACGGCAAGGTCTACGGCGTCCCGCGCACCAACTACTCGATGGGGCTCCTCTACAACCGGAAGCTCTTCACCGAGGCCGGACTCGACCCCAACAAGCCCCCGGCCACCTGGGAAGAGGTCCGCGCCGCCGCCAAGAAGATCGCGGCGCTCGGCAAGGGCTACGTCGGCTACGCGGACTACAGCGCCCAGAACCAGGGCGGCTGGCACTTCACCGCCGAGATGTACTCGCAGGGCGGTGACGTGGTCACCCCGGACGGCAAGAAGGGCGCCGTCGACACCCCCGAGGGCAAGGCCGTGCTCCAGACCCTCAAGGACATGCGCTGGACCGACAACTCGATGGGGACCAAGCAGCTGCTGATCCTCAACGACGTCCAGCAGATGATGGGCTCCGGCAAGCTCGGCATGTACATCTCCGCCCCGGACAACATCCCGATCCTGGTCAAGGAGAAGGGCGGCAAGTACGAGGACCTCGCGCTCGCCCCCATGCCCGGTGGCAAGGGCACGCTCGCGGGCGGCGACGGCTACATGTTCAACAAGAAGGACACCCCGGCCCAGATCAAGGCCGGCCTGAAGTGGCTGGAGTTCCAGACCAACACCCCTGGCTCCGGTCTCAACAACTGGAAGCGCGCGTCGGAGAACAAGGCCCCGGTCGGCCTGCCCGAGCCGCGCCTGTGGACCGGTGCCACGGACACCAAGGACCAGGAGCTCAAGAAGCAGTACGCCAACGTCCCGGTGGAGAACTACCAGCCCTTCCTCGACGGCAGCCAGGCGCTGACGCTCAAGCTGGAGCCGCCGCAGGCGCAGCAGATCTACTCCGTCCTCGACGGAGCGGTGTCCGCGGTCCTCACCAAGAAGGACGCGAACGTCGACAGTCTGCTGAAGGATGCCCAGTCCAAGATCGACGGAATTCTCGCGCGAGGCTGA
- a CDS encoding carbohydrate ABC transporter permease produces MTQIAPPPREVSPDDLAARKRPAGPAVRTLVSPLALASAKGRAVYWTVFTGVVLAFVLAFLFPVYWMVTGAMKSPDELVQTPPTLFPKSFSLGAYTDSWELMDLPTHLWNTVVQASGAWILQLVFCTAAAYALSKLKPAFGKVILGGILATLMVPAQALVVPKYLTVADLPLIHTSLLNDPLGIWLPAVANAFNLYLLKRFFDQIPRDVLEAAEIDGAGKLRTLWSILLPMSRPVLGVVSIFALVAVWQDFLWPLMVFSDTDKQPISVALVQLSQNISLSVLIAAMVIASIPMVLMFLVFQRHIIAGISAGSTKG; encoded by the coding sequence ATGACCCAGATCGCGCCGCCTCCCCGGGAGGTCTCTCCCGACGACCTCGCGGCCAGGAAACGTCCCGCCGGACCGGCGGTACGCACCCTCGTGTCCCCGCTCGCCCTCGCGAGCGCCAAGGGCAGGGCGGTCTACTGGACCGTCTTCACCGGGGTCGTGCTCGCCTTCGTCCTCGCCTTCCTGTTCCCCGTGTACTGGATGGTCACGGGGGCCATGAAGTCGCCGGACGAACTGGTGCAGACACCGCCGACGCTGTTCCCGAAGAGCTTCAGCCTCGGCGCGTACACCGATTCGTGGGAGTTGATGGACCTCCCCACGCATCTGTGGAACACGGTGGTGCAGGCCTCCGGTGCCTGGATCCTCCAGCTCGTCTTCTGCACGGCCGCGGCCTACGCCCTGTCCAAGCTGAAGCCCGCGTTCGGGAAGGTCATCCTCGGCGGCATCCTGGCCACCCTGATGGTCCCGGCCCAGGCCCTCGTCGTACCGAAGTACCTGACCGTCGCCGACCTGCCGCTCATCCACACCAGCCTGCTCAACGACCCGTTGGGCATCTGGCTGCCGGCCGTCGCCAACGCCTTCAACCTCTACCTGCTCAAGCGGTTCTTCGACCAGATCCCGCGTGACGTGCTGGAGGCGGCGGAGATCGACGGGGCGGGGAAGCTCCGCACGCTCTGGTCGATCCTGCTGCCGATGTCCAGGCCGGTCCTCGGCGTCGTGTCGATCTTCGCCCTGGTGGCGGTCTGGCAGGACTTCCTCTGGCCGCTGATGGTCTTCTCGGACACCGACAAGCAGCCCATCAGCGTGGCGCTCGTCCAGCTGTCGCAGAACATCTCGCTGTCGGTGCTGATCGCCGCCATGGTGATCGCCAGTATCCCGATGGTCCTGATGTTCCTCGTGTTCCAGCGCCACATCATCGCCGGCATCAGCGCCGGCAGTACGAAGGGCTGA
- a CDS encoding ABC transporter permease, whose product MPTPLSVPASPGVRHPALRELSYWLHLWRRTWRGTVVISVANPLLFLTGIGMGLGQLVGDRADPALHGGSYLAFLTPGLLAAASMQNAFVDAAGPVYDSARPGGHYRAAAATPLRPADILHGHLLYILVRLVVSAFLFTAVATAFGAVAPARAPLVVPAAVLAGFAFAAPLTAWSVTLDRQAGLEALFRFVVMPLYMFSGAFFPLSQLPDAVEPLAYLSPLWHGVELCRSLALGTATAGGAALHTGVLAALTVAGVLLARRRYERRLHT is encoded by the coding sequence ATGCCCACGCCCCTGTCCGTGCCCGCGTCCCCGGGCGTCCGCCACCCCGCCCTGCGCGAACTGTCCTACTGGCTGCACCTCTGGCGCCGCACCTGGCGGGGCACGGTCGTGATCAGCGTCGCCAACCCCCTGCTGTTCCTCACCGGGATCGGCATGGGCCTCGGCCAGTTGGTCGGCGACCGCGCCGATCCCGCCCTGCACGGCGGCTCGTACCTGGCCTTCCTCACCCCGGGCCTGCTCGCCGCCGCGAGCATGCAGAACGCGTTCGTCGACGCCGCGGGGCCCGTCTACGACTCGGCCAGGCCCGGCGGCCACTACCGCGCGGCCGCGGCCACCCCGCTGCGGCCCGCCGACATCCTCCACGGGCACCTGCTCTACATCCTCGTCCGACTGGTCGTGAGCGCGTTCCTCTTCACCGCCGTCGCGACCGCGTTCGGCGCGGTGGCCCCCGCCCGCGCCCCCCTGGTGGTCCCGGCCGCCGTCCTCGCGGGGTTCGCCTTCGCGGCGCCGCTGACGGCCTGGTCGGTGACGCTCGACCGGCAGGCCGGGCTGGAGGCGCTGTTCCGCTTTGTCGTCATGCCGCTGTACATGTTCTCCGGGGCGTTCTTCCCCCTCTCCCAACTGCCCGACGCGGTCGAGCCGTTGGCGTACCTCTCACCGCTCTGGCACGGCGTCGAGCTGTGCCGCTCGCTCGCGCTGGGCACCGCCACCGCGGGCGGCGCCGCCCTGCACACCGGGGTGCTGGCCGCGCTGACGGTGGCGGGCGTCCTGCTGGCCCGGCGCCGCTACGAGCGCCGGCTGCACACCTGA
- a CDS encoding LacI family DNA-binding transcriptional regulator, whose product MTRRLAQVAKKVGVSEATVSRVLNGKPGVSQSTRQSVLTALDVLGYERPTQLRGERARLVGLVLPELQNPIFPAFAEVIGGALAQQGLTPVLCTQTKGGVSEADYVELLLQQQVSGVVFAGGLFAQADAPHDHYRQLAERKIPVVLINAPIENLDFPCISCDDAVAVEQAWRHLASLGHERIGLVLGPSDHVPSRRKLAAALATAKAARAKLPDEYIERSMFSLEGGQAAASRLLDRGVTGIICASDPLALGAVRAARRRGLDVPREVSVVGFDDSAFMNCTEPPLTTVRQPIEAMGRAAVEMLTAQIQGGAVPPGELLFEPELVVRGSTAQAPRAVVRAEAAARG is encoded by the coding sequence ATGACGCGACGACTTGCTCAGGTTGCTAAGAAGGTTGGGGTCAGCGAGGCCACGGTCAGCCGGGTTCTCAACGGCAAACCAGGTGTCTCGCAGTCCACGCGCCAGTCCGTGCTCACCGCGCTGGACGTCCTCGGCTACGAGCGCCCCACCCAGCTGCGCGGGGAGCGGGCGCGGCTCGTCGGTCTGGTCCTGCCCGAGCTCCAGAATCCCATCTTCCCGGCCTTCGCCGAGGTGATCGGGGGTGCGCTGGCCCAGCAGGGGCTGACGCCCGTGCTCTGTACGCAGACCAAGGGCGGGGTCTCCGAGGCGGACTACGTGGAGCTGCTGCTCCAGCAGCAGGTGTCCGGGGTGGTCTTCGCCGGCGGGCTGTTCGCGCAGGCGGACGCCCCGCACGACCACTACCGGCAGCTCGCCGAGCGCAAGATCCCGGTGGTGCTGATCAACGCGCCGATCGAGAACCTCGACTTCCCCTGCATCTCCTGCGACGACGCGGTCGCCGTCGAACAGGCCTGGCGCCACCTCGCCTCGCTGGGCCACGAGCGCATCGGGCTGGTGCTCGGCCCCTCGGACCACGTGCCGTCCCGGCGCAAGCTGGCGGCCGCCCTCGCGACCGCCAAGGCCGCCCGGGCGAAGCTCCCCGACGAGTACATCGAGCGGTCCATGTTCTCCCTGGAGGGCGGCCAGGCGGCGGCGTCGCGCCTGCTGGACCGGGGTGTCACGGGCATCATCTGCGCGAGCGACCCGCTGGCCCTGGGGGCGGTACGGGCGGCGCGCCGCCGCGGCCTCGACGTACCGCGTGAGGTGTCGGTCGTCGGCTTCGACGACTCCGCGTTCATGAACTGCACCGAGCCCCCGCTGACCACGGTCCGCCAGCCCATCGAGGCCATGGGGCGGGCGGCGGTGGAGATGCTGACCGCGCAGATCCAGGGCGGCGCCGTGCCGCCGGGGGAGCTGCTCTTCGAGCCGGAGCTGGTGGTACGGGGCTCCACGGCGCAGGCCCCGCGGGCCGTCGTACGGGCCGAGGCGGCGGCGCGCGGCTGA
- a CDS encoding ABC transporter ATP-binding protein has product MTEPDQRNGRTGAGDRAGEPLVEARALRKAYRGKGGRGDFTAVDGIDFEVRRGEAFGLLGANGAGKSSTMRMIACVSPASGGSLRVLGRDTAADGAYIRSRLGVVPQDDSVDTELTVRENLLIHGRYFGLPRKVVRGRADELLEFARLTEKADERVEALSGGMRRRLTIARALVNEPEIVLLDEPTTGLDPQARHLLWERLFQLRQNGVTLILTTHYMDEAEQLCDRLVVMDGGRIVAEGSPAALIERYVTREVLELRFEPAEHRALVDKARELVDRAEELPDRLLLHTDDGEATLAAVHARGITPVTALVRRASLEDVFLTLTGRSLVD; this is encoded by the coding sequence ATGACAGAACCGGACCAGCGGAACGGCCGGACCGGCGCGGGCGACCGGGCCGGCGAACCGCTCGTCGAGGCTCGCGCGCTGCGCAAGGCCTACCGGGGCAAGGGCGGCCGGGGCGACTTCACCGCCGTCGACGGGATCGACTTCGAGGTGCGCCGGGGCGAGGCGTTCGGCCTGCTCGGCGCCAACGGAGCGGGCAAGTCGTCCACGATGCGCATGATCGCCTGCGTCTCGCCGGCGTCCGGCGGCAGCCTGCGCGTCCTCGGGCGCGACACCGCGGCGGACGGGGCGTACATCCGCTCCCGGCTGGGTGTCGTGCCGCAGGACGACAGCGTGGACACCGAGTTGACCGTACGGGAGAACCTGCTCATCCACGGCCGCTACTTCGGGCTGCCCCGGAAGGTGGTCCGCGGACGGGCCGACGAGCTGCTGGAGTTCGCCCGCCTCACCGAGAAGGCCGACGAACGGGTCGAGGCCCTGTCCGGCGGGATGCGGCGGCGGCTGACCATCGCCCGCGCGCTGGTCAACGAACCGGAGATCGTCCTGCTGGACGAACCGACCACCGGCCTCGACCCCCAGGCCAGGCACCTGCTCTGGGAACGGCTGTTCCAGCTCAGGCAGAACGGCGTGACGCTCATCCTGACGACCCACTACATGGACGAGGCCGAGCAGTTGTGCGACCGGCTGGTGGTCATGGACGGCGGCCGGATCGTCGCCGAGGGCTCCCCCGCCGCGCTGATCGAGCGGTACGTCACCCGCGAGGTGCTGGAGCTGCGCTTCGAACCCGCAGAGCACCGGGCCCTGGTGGACAAGGCCCGCGAACTGGTCGACCGCGCCGAGGAGTTGCCGGACCGGCTGCTCCTCCACACCGACGACGGCGAGGCCACCCTCGCCGCCGTCCACGCCCGCGGGATCACTCCCGTCACCGCACTCGTCCGCCGCGCGAGCCTGGAGGACGTCTTCCTGACGCTCACCGGCCGCAGCCTGGTCGACTAG
- a CDS encoding carbohydrate ABC transporter permease — MKTAQVPQRSAAAPPPTTGQRPAGRGAPSPFRRKLSHQARAYGFLLGGLLCFALFSWYPAIRAVIIAFQKYTPGSAPEWVGTDNFTQVFQDPEFGAAWRNTLTFTLIALLIGFAVPFVMALVLNELRHARAFFRVVVYLPVMIPPVVSALLWKWFYDPGAGLANEVLSSLHLPTSNWSNGADTALVSLVIVATWANLGGTVLIYLAALQGIPGELYEAAELDGASIFQRIRHVTVPQTRFIILMLMLLQIIATMQVFTEPFVITGGGPENSTVTILYLIYKYAFLYNNFGGACALSVMLLVVLGLFSALYLRLTRTDD, encoded by the coding sequence ATGAAGACTGCCCAGGTCCCCCAGCGGTCCGCCGCCGCACCGCCCCCCACCACGGGGCAGCGGCCGGCGGGCCGCGGGGCCCCCAGCCCCTTCCGCCGCAAGCTGTCCCACCAGGCACGGGCCTACGGGTTCCTGCTCGGCGGGCTGCTCTGCTTCGCGCTGTTCTCCTGGTACCCGGCGATCCGCGCGGTGATCATCGCGTTCCAGAAGTACACCCCCGGATCCGCGCCGGAGTGGGTCGGGACCGACAACTTCACCCAGGTCTTCCAGGACCCGGAGTTCGGTGCGGCCTGGCGCAACACCCTGACGTTCACGCTGATCGCCCTGCTGATCGGCTTCGCCGTCCCGTTCGTGATGGCGCTCGTCCTCAACGAGCTGCGGCACGCCCGGGCGTTCTTCCGGGTGGTCGTCTACCTGCCGGTGATGATCCCGCCGGTGGTCAGCGCCCTGCTCTGGAAGTGGTTCTACGATCCGGGCGCGGGCCTCGCCAACGAGGTGCTCAGCTCGCTCCACCTGCCGACGTCGAACTGGTCCAACGGCGCCGACACCGCCCTGGTCTCGCTCGTCATCGTCGCCACCTGGGCCAACCTGGGCGGCACGGTCCTCATCTACCTCGCGGCGCTCCAGGGCATTCCCGGGGAGCTGTACGAGGCGGCGGAGCTCGACGGCGCGAGCATCTTCCAGCGGATCCGGCACGTGACCGTCCCGCAGACCCGCTTCATCATCCTGATGCTGATGCTCCTCCAGATCATCGCCACGATGCAGGTGTTCACCGAGCCCTTCGTGATCACCGGGGGCGGGCCCGAGAACTCCACCGTCACGATCCTCTACCTGATCTACAAGTACGCCTTCCTCTACAACAACTTCGGCGGGGCCTGCGCCCTCAGCGTGATGCTGCTGGTCGTGCTCGGCCTGTTCTCCGCCCTCTACCTGCGGCTCACCCGCACCGACGACTGA